One window from the genome of Phalacrocorax aristotelis chromosome 20, bGulAri2.1, whole genome shotgun sequence encodes:
- the AGO4 gene encoding protein argonaute-4 yields the protein MEALGPGPPASLFQPPRRPGLGTVGKPIRLLANHFQVQIPKIDVYHYDVDIKPEKRPRRVNREVVDTMVRHFKMQIFGDRQPGYDGKRNMYTAHPLPIGRDRVDMEVTLPGEGKDQTFKVSIQWVSVVSLQLLLEALAGHLNEVPEDSVQALDVITRHLPSMRYTPVGRSFFSPPEGYYHPLGGGREVWFGFHQSVRPAMWNMMLNIDVSATAFYRAQPIIEFMCEVLDIQNINEQTKPLTDSQRVKFTKEIRGLKVEVTHCGQMKRKYRVCNVTRRPASHQTFPLQLENGQAMECTVAQYFKQKYSLQLKYPHLPCLQVGQEQKHTYLPLEVCNIVAGQRCIKKLTDNQTSTMIKATARSAPDRQEEISRLVKSNSMVGGPDPYLKEFGIVVHNEMTELTGRVLPAPMLQYGGRNKTVATPNQGVWDMRGKQFYAGIEIKVWAVACFAPQKQCREDLLKSFTDQLRKISKDAGMPIQGQPCFCKYAQGADSVEPMFKHLKLTYVGLQLIVVILPGKTPVYAEVKRVGDTLLGMATQCVQVKNVVKTSPQTLSNLCLKINAKLGGINNVLVPHQRPSVFQQPVIFLGADVTHPPAGDGKKPSIAAVVGSMDGHPSRYCATVRVQTSRQETSQELLYSQEVIQDLTNMVRELLIQFYKSTRFKPTRIIYYRGGVSEGQMKQVAWPELIAIRKACISLEEDYRPGITYIVVQKRHHTRLFCADKTERVGKSGNVPAGTTVDSTITHPSEFDFYLCSHAGIQGTSRPSHYQVLWDDNCFTADELQLLTYQLCHTYVRCTRSVSIPAPAYYARLVAFRARYHLVDKDHDSAEGSHVSGQSNGRDPQALAKAVQIHHDTQHTMYFA from the exons atggaAGCGCTGGGACCCG GGCCCCCGGCAAGCCTTTTCCAGCCACCCCGTCGCCCAGGCCTGGGAACAGTTGGGAAACCCATCCGCCTCCTGGCCAACCATTTTCAGGTTCAGATCCCCAAGATTGATGTTTATCACTATGACGTAGATATCAAACCAGAAAAACGCCCCCGAAGAGTGAACAG AGAGGTGGTGGATACTATGGTGAGACACTTCAAGATGCAGATATTTGGTGATCGGCAGCCTGGATACGACGGGAAGCGGAACATGTATACTGCACACCCACTACCTATTGGCCGGGATAGA GTGGATATGGAGGTGACACTtccaggagaggggaaggaccaGACATTTAAAGTATCCATTCAGTGGGTGTCAGTCGTCAGCCTTCAGTTGCTGCTGGAAGCTCTGGCAGGGCACTTGAATGAAGTTCCTGAAGATTCTGTACAGGCGCTTGACGTAATCACACGGCACCTTCCCTCCATGAG GTACACCCCTGTGGGTCgctcctttttctccccccccgaAGGTTATTACCACCCTCTGGGAGGTGGCAGGGAGGTCTGGTTTGGTTTCCACCAGTCGGTCAGGCCTGCCATGTGGAACATGATGCTCAACATTGATG tgtcGGCAACAGCTTTCTATCGTGCCCAGCCTATCATTGAGTTCATGTGCGAGGTCTTGGACATTCAGAACATCAATGAACAAACCAAGCCTCTTACGGACTCCCAGCGTGTCAAATTTACCAAAGAAATCAGAG GTCTAAAAGTGGAGGTTACCCATTGTGGCCAGATGAAGAGAAAATACCGAGTGTGCAATGTTACTCGGCGACCAGCCAGTCATCAGAC gtttcctctgcagctggaaaacgGGCAGGCTATGGAGTGTACAGTAGCTCAGTATTTTAAGCAGAAGTACAGTCTGCAGCTAAAATATCCTCACCTTCCCTGTCTCCAAGTAGGACAGGAACAGAAACACACGTACTTACCGCTTGAG GTGTGTAACATAGTGGCAGGCCAGAGATGTATAAAGAAGCTAACGGACAATCAGACGTCGACTATGATAAAAGCAACTGCAAGATCTGCACCAGACCGCCAGGAAGAGATCAGCAGACTA GTGAAAAGTAACAGCATGGTTGGGGGACCCGATCCGTATTTGAAGGAGTTCGGTATTGTTGTCCACAACGAAATGACGGAGCTGACAGGCAGAGTTTTGCCAGCACCAATGCTGCAATACGGAGGCAGG AACAAGACTGTGGCCACACCAAACCAAGGCGTGtgggacatgagagggaaacAGTTCTATGCTGGCATTGAGATTAAAGTGTGGGCTGTTGCCTGTTTTGCTCCTCAGAAACAATGCAGGGAAGACTTATTAAA GAGTTTTACTGACCAGCTGCGCAAGATCTCCAAGGATGCAGGGATGCCGATCCAAGGCCAGCCCTGTTTCTGCAAATACGCCCAGGGCGCAGACAGCGTGGAGCCCATGTTTAAACACTTAAAACTGACGTACGTTGGTCTGCAGCTGATTGTGGTGATTCTACCCGGAAAGACGCCTGTGTACG CTGAAGTAAAGCGGGTTGGTGACACTCTCCTAGGAATGGCCACTCAGTGTGTTCAGGTAAAGAATGTGGTAAAAACCTCACCACAAACACTGTCCAACCTGTGTCTGAAGATAAATGCAAAGCTTGGAGGAATCAACAATGTGCTTGTACCTCATCAAAG GCCCTCAGTGTTCCAGCAGCCAGTGATCTTTCTGGGAGCAGATGTCACTCACCCTCCGGCTGGGGATGGAAAGAAGCCTTCCATAGCCGCTGTGGTAGGCAGCATGGACGGCCATCCCAGCCGTTACTGTGCCACAGTGCGCGTGCAGACCTCCCGTCAGGAGAcctcccaggagctgctgtaCAGTCAGGAGGTGATACAGGACCTGACCAACATGGTGCGAGAACTCTTGATCCAGTTTTACAAATCCACTCGTTTCAAGCCCACAAGGATCATTTACTACAGAGGGGGAGTATCAGAAGGGCAGATGAAGCAG GTAGCTTGGCCAGAGCTGATAGCAATCCGGAAGGCCTGTATTAGTTTGGAAGAAGATTATAGACCAGGAATAACCTACATTGTTGTGCAGAAAAGGCATCACACCAGACTATTCTGTGCTGACAAAACTGAAAGG GTGGGTAAGAGCGGCAATGTACCAGCAGGCACTACTGTGGACAGCACGATTACACATCCTTCTGAATTTGACTTTTACCTCTGTAGCCATGCAGGAATTCAG GGAACCAGCCGGCCCTCCCACTATCAGGTCTTGTGGGACGACAACTGTTTTACTGCAGACGAACTACAGCTGTTGACGTACCAGCTGTGTCACACCTATGTCCGGTGTACGCGATCTGTCTCTATTCCAGCTCCTGCATACTATGCC